The Gossypium hirsutum isolate 1008001.06 chromosome D07, Gossypium_hirsutum_v2.1, whole genome shotgun sequence genome includes the window cttcggGTGCTTGATATGAAAGTCAAATGGAACATCCTCAAATATGAgggaaaaaaattacatataaatttaatttgatgcGAATAAGGCAGTTAACTGACTGATCAATgagcatatacatgaaataaatCCTTTGCCTTGTGAGTTTTAACATCATATCATCTTCTCGAATTTATCAAGCTTCTTCACCCTTTGCATTGACCTAAGAAAAAGTGTCAAGAAAACTCCTGTATTTCAACAAGTTTTAAACACTTTCGTCAGTCATGGAAGTGGTATCAAATTAGTTCAGCATGTAAAGAATTAATATCTTCATTTTAAGGCTATGTAGGATGAATCACGCCACCTGCTCCAACGAATGATCCGTTTGCAATAATTTGGCTTCCCTGACTGCTGAAGGTGACACCTAGGTTTACCAGGGTCCCTCCTAGTACTGTGTACATGGTTGCCATTTGCAGAATTGTTGCCTTCCGTGCTGCTCTCTCAGACTGTTAGAAAGTTCTTTGCATTAAGAATTAACAGGAGTGAAAAGAATGAGAACAGGGAGATTCAAATGCAACTCATAGTCTACTTGAATCTTCTCTACCCCAAACTGAAATAGAATGTAATTTTCAAAATGCACAGTGCATTACCTCTAGCACCCGGACTCGGAGTCTCAAATCTCCTGATTCAAGTTGTTTAAGGATTTCCTCTATTCGCTGAACTCTGTAGGGCATAGACATTGTGTAGGACCTGGCCTGAAACATAAACAGGTTATGTCAGTATCCAAAATACTGAACTATATATATACACGTCGATGCAAGAAAAGGCTCTATCTGATAGCAACTAAATGAACCAAAGGAAAGTGCAGTACATCATCAGCTTGTTTCCTTATCTCTTGCACTAGTTGGCTCCCTGTTCGCTGCCTTTGTCTAATATCTAAAAGCTCCTGTAAGTAGCATGAAATATTAGACCCTAATTCTTTAATGTAATGAATTGCCAGTGGATAGCAAACTTCATTGAGAGAAAACTATGTTAGCAAGGAGATCATGAAGAACCTGTGCATAAGGTGCAGCAATCTTTGCAAAGGAGAAATTAGGATCAAGTATGTAGCCAATACCTGCAAGGAAATTACAATCCTCAGAACCGAGCAGTAATGCAATAATTTTCTTCTTTTACCATCTTCAAGCAGTGTAAGATTTCTGCTATATTTATGAAGTTAAATTTACGTAGTGACTGAGTTCAAACATTATAATAACGAATGAGACTCACCTTCGAGTGTGGAAAATGCTCTCAAAACAAAGGTAAATGTGGATGGGAACCGGAATGGTTGATCCTGAGCTATTGCAAACAAATCCTGCACAAAAGAACATAAAATTGAAAACATTATTCATCATGGAAGGGTTATTCGATAGAAGAAAATGAGGGTCATATCATGCTTTTACTCCAATGAAAACTACAAACAATTCCGAAGAATTAAGCACTCAAATAAATCAACTTCAATATAGTGAcctttgaattgaattttatgcTCCAAGCTTGATTTTTCCAGAatgcagaaaaaaaaaacaataataattctaGTTATCAGTTATCAAAGTAACCAAATTCAAAACTGAACCTCTTGAAATCGACATATTGTTTGTTTCAACAGGGAAAACAATTACATCAATCCATGACATTGTtgatcatttctttttttttttcacatttctcTTTACATAATTGAAATGCCAGTTGTTTAAGTTTCGATGCTAAATGAGAGTATTCATTTTTGCACACCTCTCCTATTGCAGCTAAAGTAGTGTCCTGATCTGGCCTCTGGTCCAATAAATTGTCCAAGAAGAATAGCACGGATCTCCTCACCTGGCATATCATGCAACAAAATGATCATTCAGAAGTGTCCAATAAGTTTTTATTAATCCATATTTTCCTCGATCTTTTATGTAGGGGATGATGACCTACCGAGGACAAATCTCCTGTGGGTTGAAGAGCTCCAAGATCTATGAGGCTCTTCATAACCTGCACGGTTGTTTCCGGTTGGTTTTAGTGACAAAACTTTGGATCTTTAGATGAACTATGCCAAGACAAGTTAAAGATTTTCAGGAGGAAGTTATGGTAAGGCCTAAATTAGTAACACCACCAAAAAAGGGTTGTTGTAATGTCATCCCAACATGCATAAACAATGAGTTTGCAAGAGATTGATCACAGGACAAGGGGAAGCCCCAATGTATCATTTTTAATAAGATGCATCTTTTTTAATAAGTTGCATATACCTATAGTGTCATTTTATCAAGCCAAAGAATATAGTTTGTATCATTTCAACTTTTATTTTCATTCCACTACCTAGGAATGAATTTTTATCTTTGTTCTACCAACCCATGATTCTTCAGGGTTTGCAAGTTAAATACTGGCAATTAAATCCGCAGATTATTCAGGTTCCAGTTTTGTTTGCACAGTTAAGTCACTGCTGATGCTGATTTGATCTTAGAATGGTCTTAAAAGTTTTCTGTCTGCTATAAAGCacaagaggaaagaaaagaaaaaggttttctTGAGTATACAGAGATTCTATTTGTTCCTCCTAACCGTTTGTAATATTGTATTTGATAAACTTGAACTAGGAAAATGTCAAAGAAGTATCAGAGATAGAAAGCATACCTTTTTCGCATCTTTCTCATACACTGCATAGAAAAGTTCTAGCAATCTCTCACGAGTGAAAGATTTAATCTCCCCCATCATGCCAAAATCATAATAGATGATTGATTCATCTACATCAATAGCAAGATTTCCAGGATGCGGATCAGCATGAAAGAAACCAGTTCTCAGTATCTGCAATTCATACCAAAGTCGATAAGTAGTTTGCTGGTTGTCATTATATTCTCTAGTCTGGAATAAGTAGTCAATCTTTCATTTGAGGTAGTTCATCTTTACTTGCCTGAATCAAGTATGCTTCAATGGCATGTGATGAAATTCGAGAACGATTATATCCTCGAGCATCTAATGCATCTAATTGATTGATTTTAATGCCTGATACAGAAGTAACAATGACATGTTTATAATAACAAGAATATGACACATTgcaatgaattttaaaaatttctcagCTTCCAAATAAATGTCATCATCTTGAAAGAACTCAAATGCGTTAAGTTAGATGGAAACCTGGTACATACTCCAACGTCAACACCTTTGTAGCAGTGTAATCCCAAAACACCATCTGCAAAGCAAGGGAGAAAGCCCTTTAAGTAAAACTGAAAACTACTTCCATGGACAAGTGAAAGATTATTATTTCGAAATGAACAAGAATTGGCATTAATATCTAGAAGCATGATAGCATGAAACATACAGGTACGCGGACCCACTTTATATTTCGAAAATCTCGACAAAACCTATCAGCATTTTTCCCTTCATTTATATAATCAATTTCTTGATAC containing:
- the LOC107954748 gene encoding protein ACTIVITY OF BC1 COMPLEX KINASE 7, chloroplastic isoform X1, with protein sequence MTVILASHSCYSCNYEMMNQGRAVGTLSFSGSISNNFVNLERQIYCLPMTGKSFRFQVEMQQTEPTPKVGINGRAVKMVPASEVVKRQAPATRKVEQVNGVKQVINGNGASIVRRKNSPSLVKMPISRVSKDLPPLEELKILPSDENFSWANENYSSLQRSIDVWSFVISLRVRVLLDNAKWAYAGGFTEDKQKKRRRTTASWLRERVLQLGPTFIKLGQLSSTRSDLFPREFVDELAKLQDKVPAFSPKKARGFIEKELGAPIHVLFKEFEDQPIAAASLGQVHRAVLHNGEKVVVKVQRPGLKKLFDIDLRNLKLIAEYFQNSETLGGPSRDWVGIYEECSTILYQEIDYINEGKNADRFCRDFRNIKWVRVPMVFWDYTATKVLTLEYVPGIKINQLDALDARGYNRSRISSHAIEAYLIQILRTGFFHADPHPGNLAIDVDESIIYYDFGMMGEIKSFTRERLLELFYAVYEKDAKKVMKSLIDLGALQPTGDLSSVRRSVLFFLDNLLDQRPDQDTTLAAIGEDLFAIAQDQPFRFPSTFTFVLRAFSTLEGIGYILDPNFSFAKIAAPYAQELLDIRQRQRTGSQLVQEIRKQADDARSYTMSMPYRVQRIEEILKQLESGDLRLRVRVLESERAARKATILQMATMYTVLGGTLVNLGVTFSSQGSQIIANGSFVGAGVFLTLFLRSMQRVKKLDKFEKMI
- the LOC107954748 gene encoding protein ACTIVITY OF BC1 COMPLEX KINASE 7, chloroplastic isoform X3, which produces MQQTEPTPKVGINGRAVKMVPASEVVKRQAPATRKVEQVNGVKQVINGNGASIVRRKNSPSLVKMPISRVSKDLPPLEELKILPSDENFSWANENYSSLQRSIDVWSFVISLRVRVLLDNAKWAYAGGFTEDKQKKRRRTTASWLRERVLQLGPTFIKLGQLSSTRSDLFPREFVDELAKLQDKVPAFSPKKARGFIEKELGAPIHVLFKEFEDQPIAAASLGQVHRAVLHNGEKVVVKVQRPGLKKLFDIDLRNLKLIAEYFQNSETLGGPSRDWVGIYEECSTILYQEIDYINEGKNADRFCRDFRNIKWVRVPMVFWDYTATKVLTLEYVPGIKINQLDALDARGYNRSRISSHAIEAYLIQILRTGFFHADPHPGNLAIDVDESIIYYDFGMMGEIKSFTRERLLELFYAVYEKDAKKVMKSLIDLGALQPTGDLSSVRRSVLFFLDNLLDQRPDQDTTLAAIGEDLFAIAQDQPFRFPSTFTFVLRAFSTLEGIGYILDPNFSFAKIAAPYAQELLDIRQRQRTGSQLVQEIRKQADDARSYTMSMPYRVQRIEEILKQLESGDLRLRVRVLESERAARKATILQMATMYTVLGGTLVNLGVTFSSQGSQIIANGSFVGAGVFLTLFLRSMQRVKKLDKFEKMI
- the LOC107954748 gene encoding protein ACTIVITY OF BC1 COMPLEX KINASE 7, chloroplastic isoform X2, with amino-acid sequence MTVILASHSCYSCNYEMMNQGRAVGKSFRFQVEMQQTEPTPKVGINGRAVKMVPASEVVKRQAPATRKVEQVNGVKQVINGNGASIVRRKNSPSLVKMPISRVSKDLPPLEELKILPSDENFSWANENYSSLQRSIDVWSFVISLRVRVLLDNAKWAYAGGFTEDKQKKRRRTTASWLRERVLQLGPTFIKLGQLSSTRSDLFPREFVDELAKLQDKVPAFSPKKARGFIEKELGAPIHVLFKEFEDQPIAAASLGQVHRAVLHNGEKVVVKVQRPGLKKLFDIDLRNLKLIAEYFQNSETLGGPSRDWVGIYEECSTILYQEIDYINEGKNADRFCRDFRNIKWVRVPMVFWDYTATKVLTLEYVPGIKINQLDALDARGYNRSRISSHAIEAYLIQILRTGFFHADPHPGNLAIDVDESIIYYDFGMMGEIKSFTRERLLELFYAVYEKDAKKVMKSLIDLGALQPTGDLSSVRRSVLFFLDNLLDQRPDQDTTLAAIGEDLFAIAQDQPFRFPSTFTFVLRAFSTLEGIGYILDPNFSFAKIAAPYAQELLDIRQRQRTGSQLVQEIRKQADDARSYTMSMPYRVQRIEEILKQLESGDLRLRVRVLESERAARKATILQMATMYTVLGGTLVNLGVTFSSQGSQIIANGSFVGAGVFLTLFLRSMQRVKKLDKFEKMI